In one Papio anubis isolate 15944 chromosome 11, Panubis1.0, whole genome shotgun sequence genomic region, the following are encoded:
- the KLLN gene encoding killin: MDRPGPGSTRPGQTMHVRGYQVEWKVRNGRKLQPSEWAGQGDLGGFKRGWKDTRATVGTTFRRRSRVFLVGELSKFPLPSDSSGGKYSSSFARGVLAWCRLQNPSPSRAAAETGTRTSLPKERCRGWRLGSWLHKHPHPNTCPRLPACWLPPILTERGERVPKLVPFLDCYPKSKPRTET; the protein is encoded by the coding sequence ATGGATCGCCCGGGGCCAGGCTCCACGCGCCCCGGCCAGACCATGCACGTTCGGGGTTACCAGGTTGAGTGGAAAGTACGGAACGGTAGGAAGCTGCAGCCCAGCGAGTGGGCGGGGCAAGGAGACCTAGGAGGGTTCAAAAGGGGGTGGAAGGATACACGGGCCACAGTCGGAACTACTTTCCGAAGGAGGTCACGTGTGTTCCTAGTTGGGGAACTTTCCAAATTCCCACTCCCCAGTGATAGCTCCGGAGGCAAGTACTCTTCTTCTTTTGCTCGGGGTGTTCTCGCCTGGTGCAGGCTGCAGAACCCCAGCCCTTCCCGCGCCGCGGCGGAAACAGGGACTCGGACCAGCCTCCCGAAGGAGCGCTGTCGGGGCTGGCGCTTGGGGAGCTGGTTACACAAGCACCCACATCCAAACACGTGCCCCCGCCTCCCCGCCTGCTGGCTGCCGCCGATTCTTACAGAACGCGGGGAGAGAGTCCCCAAGCTGGTCCCATTCCTCGACTGCTACCCTAAGAGCAAGCCAAGGACGGAGACCTGA